One Thermoplasma volcanium GSS1 genomic window carries:
- a CDS encoding sodium:solute symporter family protein → MSVGVEVLTISFVVIVIAAVIGFLARSKNVSLEQWAVGGRNIGALLIWFLLAGEIYTAFTFLGVPGYAYAFGAPAYYALSYGVLAYLTSYFILPKIWRISKKKNIMTQPDFFKERYQSTLLATIVAVVGVVFMVPYLELQVSAITDILEVMGYNVIMPAYVMIITFVLTAGYVIMNGLRSATFTAFFKDGLALIVIFSALIVIPAVQFGDLNNMMHRMVTNYSEYLYFPGHSELGLSWFVSVVLMSALGFFMWPHSFQSYISAKNDNVLKKNAVFLPVYNVLLVITVFMGFAALLYNPHLSNADDAFLIVARASFPSWWNGVVAGAITLGSMVPASVLLIASSTIISKNLYKDLINKKASDSSVKFIAQVFVAIITGVALLFAIEFPALFVNLLLLGYSGITLFFPGIVMGITWRKVTAVGVISGIITGLIVNAVFFLPLSSYSHIIYPGLVGLFADTVVTILVSLVTKAPSGEVIEEFVTA, encoded by the coding sequence ATGAGCGTGGGTGTTGAAGTACTTACGATATCTTTTGTCGTAATAGTTATCGCTGCTGTTATAGGATTTCTTGCAAGAAGCAAAAACGTCTCGCTAGAGCAGTGGGCCGTCGGTGGCAGAAATATAGGGGCCCTGCTCATATGGTTCCTGCTTGCAGGTGAGATATACACTGCCTTTACATTCCTTGGCGTTCCTGGATACGCTTACGCATTTGGAGCTCCTGCATACTACGCACTTTCTTATGGTGTACTTGCCTACCTTACTTCTTATTTTATATTGCCAAAGATTTGGAGAATCTCAAAGAAGAAGAACATAATGACACAGCCAGATTTCTTTAAGGAAAGGTATCAAAGCACTCTACTTGCCACCATAGTTGCTGTGGTCGGAGTAGTATTTATGGTACCATACTTAGAACTTCAGGTATCGGCAATAACCGATATCTTGGAAGTGATGGGGTATAATGTTATAATGCCGGCATATGTAATGATAATTACATTTGTATTAACAGCAGGATACGTTATTATGAATGGCCTTCGATCGGCTACTTTCACCGCCTTCTTTAAAGACGGCCTTGCCCTGATAGTCATATTTAGCGCCCTAATAGTTATTCCAGCAGTACAATTCGGTGACCTAAACAACATGATGCATAGGATGGTCACCAATTATTCAGAATATCTGTATTTTCCTGGGCATAGTGAACTTGGCCTAAGCTGGTTTGTTTCTGTTGTTCTGATGAGCGCGCTCGGCTTCTTTATGTGGCCGCATTCCTTCCAAAGCTATATATCAGCAAAGAATGATAACGTATTGAAGAAAAACGCTGTATTTTTACCTGTTTATAATGTACTGCTGGTGATAACAGTTTTTATGGGATTCGCTGCACTATTGTACAATCCACATCTATCCAATGCAGATGACGCCTTCTTGATTGTTGCTAGAGCTTCGTTTCCATCTTGGTGGAATGGTGTAGTGGCAGGCGCCATAACACTCGGATCAATGGTTCCGGCGTCGGTTCTCCTAATAGCAAGTTCCACGATAATATCTAAAAATTTATATAAAGATCTAATAAATAAGAAAGCAAGTGATTCTTCCGTTAAATTCATCGCTCAAGTATTTGTGGCGATAATAACAGGTGTTGCACTGCTCTTCGCAATTGAATTTCCTGCACTGTTCGTTAACCTTTTGCTTTTGGGCTACAGTGGTATAACCCTATTCTTCCCAGGTATTGTAATGGGTATAACATGGAGAAAAGTTACCGCAGTTGGTGTCATATCTGGCATAATTACCGGTCTAATAGTCAATGCGGTGTTTTTCCTGCCGCTATCATCATATTCCCATATTATCTATCCAGGGTTAGTCGGTCTGTTCGCTGACACAGTTGTAACTATTTTAGTGAGCTTAGTCACAAAGGCGCCCTCAGGTGAGGTGATAGAAGAATTCGTAACTGCGTAG
- a CDS encoding DUF2080 family transposase-associated protein yields MKEANEITAHNIEAYMERTVTKFGSGAKVDCPKEYLGKRVCLIIKKDDEGDE; encoded by the coding sequence GTGAAGGAGGCAAACGAGATCACAGCGCACAACATAGAGGCTTACATGGAACGTACTGTTACAAAGTTTGGATCCGGTGCCAAAGTTGATTGTCCTAAGGAATATCTGGGAAAGAGGGTGTGTCTGATCATCAAGAAAGATGATGAGGGAGATGAATGA
- a CDS encoding thiolase domain-containing protein, giving the protein MELSNDVYIIGAGETKFGELWDKSLRDLAVEAGLEAIKDANIYSKDLQMLYASNSLAGTINEQSNIAALAADFSGIAENHVPAVRVEASTASGGAAVREAYLAIKSGEYDVVMVGGVEKMTDIYGTEIIDVQSSILDREWESFNGATPAAMAAIAARRYMHDFNVEREAISMVAVNDHANASLNPDAQYRNKITVDQVLNSDPVAEPLNVFDCSPITDGASAIILASEGFVKKNRIDGVRILSSAMAEDYLALHSRKSIYTLESTKIATEEALKKAGIKREDVSFLELNDSYSIYGLLELEDMGFAEKGKAKDLVYDDIKLNGRLPVNPSGGLKAKGNPLGATGVSQFFEAYLQLKGKAGQRQVKDARYALLHNMAGTGATSVVHVVGE; this is encoded by the coding sequence ATGGAATTGAGTAATGACGTTTATATTATCGGTGCAGGTGAAACAAAATTCGGCGAACTATGGGATAAGTCCCTTAGGGATCTGGCTGTAGAAGCCGGCCTTGAGGCCATAAAAGACGCAAATATATACTCTAAAGACTTGCAGATGCTCTACGCCAGCAATAGTCTGGCCGGAACAATAAATGAACAGTCTAACATTGCTGCACTTGCAGCTGACTTTTCCGGTATTGCAGAGAACCATGTTCCTGCTGTAAGGGTTGAAGCTTCTACTGCATCTGGCGGTGCGGCTGTCAGGGAAGCTTATCTCGCCATTAAGTCCGGAGAGTACGATGTGGTAATGGTGGGCGGTGTCGAGAAAATGACAGATATATACGGAACAGAGATAATCGATGTACAGTCCTCGATATTGGATCGAGAATGGGAAAGCTTCAATGGTGCCACACCAGCAGCCATGGCGGCAATAGCAGCACGCAGGTACATGCATGACTTTAATGTTGAAAGAGAGGCCATATCCATGGTCGCTGTTAACGATCACGCTAATGCATCGCTGAATCCTGATGCTCAATACAGGAATAAGATAACTGTAGATCAGGTATTAAACAGCGATCCTGTTGCTGAGCCACTTAACGTATTCGATTGTTCCCCGATTACCGACGGTGCTTCAGCAATAATATTGGCATCTGAAGGCTTTGTCAAGAAAAACAGGATTGATGGCGTAAGAATATTAAGCTCTGCTATGGCAGAGGACTACCTAGCACTTCATAGCAGGAAATCTATCTACACTCTGGAATCAACAAAGATCGCCACAGAAGAAGCACTTAAGAAGGCAGGAATAAAGAGGGAAGACGTATCATTTTTAGAGTTAAACGATTCCTACAGTATATATGGACTGCTTGAACTTGAAGACATGGGTTTTGCAGAAAAGGGTAAGGCAAAGGATCTGGTTTACGACGACATAAAGCTGAACGGAAGGCTCCCTGTTAATCCGTCTGGTGGCCTTAAAGCTAAAGGCAATCCTCTGGGGGCTACAGGTGTTTCTCAATTTTTTGAAGCATACTTACAGCTCAAAGGGAAGGCAGGGCAGAGGCAGGTAAAGGATGCAAGGTATGCGCTGCTCCACAATATGGCTGGAACTGGAGCAACTTCTGTTGTACATGTTGTAGGTGAGTGA
- a CDS encoding DUF3311 domain-containing protein has protein sequence MNSKYKKFLLLLIPYIAILVIAPLLNSIHILVLDMPLIMFWLFIWFFLTPIVTYMIYREDRRVN, from the coding sequence GTGAACAGCAAGTACAAAAAATTTCTGCTTCTGCTCATACCGTATATAGCCATACTTGTGATAGCTCCTCTGTTGAATTCTATTCATATACTAGTGCTTGACATGCCGCTAATAATGTTTTGGCTCTTCATCTGGTTCTTTCTAACACCAATCGTAACGTACATGATATATAGGGAAGACAGGAGGGTGAATTAA
- a CDS encoding MFS transporter yields the protein MIGAVAVIEVLRMFGIFLVVPVFTLYGKLFSNSPILIGIAFGAYGLTMALFQAPFGIISDRFGRKNVIILGMIPYIVGNLIAWHPVNIFGLIVGRLVAGSGAVTSSGMAMVQESVPPERRNLAMALLGIPIGFAFMIGIVLGPLISARLGADTLFLISALLGIISIIPMTAIKYHKPEYRAEERKKAGRIEPKTVLVGVVGFLVSLYMIVFFYYLPLYGTRAYGSHGYELLLFWSVVIGGIIAVASSSFADRGKTTLFSIIALILMLVSTPFVFLEPVATGNRDWFFIGTIIFFAGFSIYEIVFTPLVSKLSKKESYGANIGIYNTMQFLGQFAGGITGGVLVTLTLDYNSMLRTSMILAVLVLISLGFLYIPTKFREIRKKATA from the coding sequence ATGATTGGCGCAGTAGCCGTTATTGAAGTTCTCAGGATGTTTGGAATTTTCCTTGTTGTCCCTGTCTTCACGCTTTATGGAAAGCTGTTCTCGAATTCTCCAATCCTCATCGGAATAGCATTTGGCGCATATGGGCTCACAATGGCCCTTTTCCAGGCCCCATTTGGAATTATATCAGACAGGTTCGGGAGAAAGAATGTCATCATCCTGGGAATGATACCCTATATCGTGGGAAATTTAATAGCCTGGCACCCAGTAAACATATTTGGCCTTATAGTCGGGAGGCTGGTTGCAGGTTCTGGTGCAGTCACCTCATCAGGAATGGCGATGGTCCAGGAAAGTGTCCCGCCAGAAAGGAGGAACCTCGCAATGGCACTCCTCGGAATCCCAATCGGTTTTGCCTTCATGATTGGAATTGTGCTCGGACCGCTGATTTCTGCAAGGCTAGGCGCAGACACGCTTTTCCTCATTTCAGCGCTGCTGGGAATAATCTCGATAATACCCATGACCGCCATAAAGTACCACAAGCCAGAATACAGAGCGGAGGAGAGGAAGAAGGCGGGCAGGATAGAACCAAAGACCGTCCTTGTTGGAGTGGTGGGTTTCCTGGTATCACTTTACATGATTGTGTTCTTTTATTACCTCCCCCTCTATGGAACACGGGCATACGGATCACACGGATATGAGCTCCTGCTTTTTTGGTCGGTTGTAATAGGCGGAATCATAGCAGTGGCATCTTCCAGCTTTGCTGACCGGGGCAAGACTACCCTGTTCTCGATAATAGCCCTGATCCTCATGCTGGTCAGTACGCCATTTGTTTTCCTGGAGCCAGTTGCAACGGGAAACAGAGACTGGTTCTTCATTGGCACCATTATATTCTTTGCAGGATTTTCAATCTACGAAATCGTATTTACGCCACTGGTGTCCAAGCTGTCCAAGAAGGAGAGTTACGGTGCGAATATAGGAATTTACAACACAATGCAGTTCTTGGGCCAGTTTGCTGGTGGAATCACCGGTGGAGTGTTGGTTACACTGACTCTGGATTACAATTCCATGCTCAGGACTTCGATGATACTTGCAGTCCTCGTGCTTATCTCGCTTGGATTCCTGTATATTCCAACAAAGTTCAGGGAAATCAGGAAAAAGGCTACTGCCTGA
- a CDS encoding aldo/keto reductase: protein MKYVRYGSTASFVSVLSFGAMTFGERNRWKLGGVTQELSDRMVKRAYDAGINLFDTADVYDDGDSEVMLGRSLKPYRDSVMIATKVRGKIGQGVNSSGLSRHHMHIAIKKSLERLGTEWIDIYQYHGWDVYGNFEEFLETMESFVEQGLVIYPAVSNFTAWQISVLQTMAIERGYARYESAQMNYSLLNRDVEYEVLPFMKYSGMTLLSWSPLHGGVLAGKYKKGEKPATGTRMGNRGFFFPYFDEDHGWDVVEEVKKVAQEQGCKPSQVALAWIISKSHVAILGARSMEQLEENLGSLDVQLTKEQMDRLDNVSKNREIYPNWMVERQNHERDFEIIN from the coding sequence ATGAAGTACGTAAGGTATGGGTCTACAGCCTCATTTGTATCTGTGCTTTCCTTTGGTGCTATGACATTTGGAGAAAGAAATAGATGGAAATTGGGCGGTGTAACGCAGGAGCTCTCCGATCGAATGGTAAAAAGGGCTTACGATGCCGGCATAAATCTCTTTGATACGGCCGATGTTTACGACGATGGAGATTCAGAGGTCATGCTTGGCAGATCCCTAAAACCATACAGGGACAGTGTAATGATAGCAACCAAGGTCAGGGGAAAGATCGGTCAAGGAGTTAATTCAAGCGGCCTGTCAAGGCACCATATGCACATTGCAATAAAGAAGAGCCTTGAAAGGCTTGGTACGGAATGGATCGACATATACCAATACCACGGCTGGGATGTTTACGGAAATTTTGAGGAATTCCTTGAGACTATGGAATCTTTTGTGGAACAGGGCCTAGTCATATATCCAGCAGTTTCGAACTTCACTGCTTGGCAGATCTCTGTTCTACAGACAATGGCGATAGAAAGAGGCTATGCGAGGTACGAAAGTGCACAGATGAACTACAGCTTGCTAAACAGGGATGTAGAATATGAGGTGCTTCCTTTTATGAAGTACAGTGGGATGACTCTGCTTTCATGGAGCCCACTCCATGGCGGTGTGCTTGCTGGAAAATACAAGAAGGGCGAGAAGCCAGCCACAGGGACAAGGATGGGTAATCGTGGCTTCTTCTTCCCGTATTTTGACGAAGATCATGGATGGGACGTAGTGGAGGAAGTTAAGAAGGTGGCCCAAGAACAGGGCTGCAAGCCGTCGCAAGTTGCCCTTGCTTGGATTATATCGAAGTCGCACGTAGCTATACTGGGAGCTAGAAGCATGGAACAACTCGAAGAAAACCTTGGTTCGCTTGATGTGCAACTCACTAAAGAGCAGATGGATCGCCTCGATAATGTATCCAAAAACAGGGAAATTTATCCGAACTGGATGGTCGAAAGGCAAAATCATGAAAGAGACTTCGAAATAATTAATTAA
- a CDS encoding hydroxymethylglutaryl-CoA synthase, with product MSGIVTYGSYIPRYRIKPDEIARVWGENPERIKNGIFILSKSVPAPDEDVATISVEAARNALKRKKINPKEIGAIYVGSESHPYAVKPTATIVGSAIGVDFSLFAADYEFACKAGTAGMQNVKAMVDAGMIKYGLAIGADTSQGAPGDALEYSASAGGSAFIIGKDDVIAEINSTLSVASDTPDFWRREGQPYPSHGERFTGEPAYFRHVVNAAKMMMERMETQPKDYDYVVFHQPNGKFPTRAAKLLGFEEKQYKDGLITPYIGNTYSGSMMTGLSSILDVSKPGDHILAVSFGSGAGSDAFDITVTDRIEEMDRNKAPTIKKMLEKIKWVDYAIYAKYKKKIVLGDGIE from the coding sequence ATGTCAGGGATAGTGACCTACGGTTCTTACATACCCAGGTACAGGATAAAACCTGATGAGATAGCAAGGGTATGGGGAGAGAACCCTGAGAGAATAAAAAACGGTATTTTTATACTAAGTAAATCTGTTCCGGCTCCAGATGAGGACGTGGCTACAATATCTGTTGAAGCCGCTAGGAATGCCCTCAAGAGAAAAAAAATTAACCCAAAGGAGATAGGTGCCATTTACGTCGGTTCTGAATCGCACCCATATGCAGTTAAGCCAACTGCTACCATAGTTGGATCGGCCATCGGTGTAGATTTTTCACTCTTTGCTGCGGATTATGAGTTTGCCTGCAAGGCAGGTACCGCTGGCATGCAGAATGTGAAGGCAATGGTCGACGCTGGAATGATCAAGTATGGACTTGCAATAGGAGCTGACACTTCACAGGGCGCCCCAGGTGATGCACTAGAATATTCAGCCTCAGCAGGCGGTAGTGCCTTCATAATAGGCAAGGATGATGTTATTGCTGAGATTAACTCTACTTTGTCTGTTGCTTCCGATACGCCAGATTTCTGGAGGAGGGAAGGTCAGCCGTACCCGAGCCATGGAGAGCGATTTACGGGAGAGCCTGCATACTTCAGGCACGTGGTGAATGCAGCCAAGATGATGATGGAACGAATGGAGACACAACCAAAGGATTACGATTACGTTGTATTCCACCAGCCAAACGGTAAGTTTCCGACTAGGGCAGCAAAGCTTCTTGGTTTTGAGGAGAAACAGTACAAGGACGGTTTAATAACTCCTTATATTGGAAACACATACTCCGGATCGATGATGACAGGCCTTTCATCAATACTTGATGTCTCAAAGCCAGGCGATCATATACTTGCTGTTTCATTTGGATCCGGCGCCGGTTCAGACGCATTCGATATTACGGTAACGGATCGCATAGAGGAAATGGATAGGAATAAGGCTCCTACTATTAAGAAAATGCTTGAAAAAATTAAATGGGTTGACTACGCTATATATGCCAAGTATAAGAAAAAGATAGTTCTAGGTGATGGAATTGAGTAA
- a CDS encoding Zn-ribbon domain-containing OB-fold protein: MGQLSRFWRESEHRYRLLGSKCGNCGTVYFPPREVCPTCHRDSIGKMKDIELSGDGVIESFTVVHEAPPRFSRQRPYILALIKTEEGPMLTGQIVDADPDEVEIGKKVHAVFRRMGEDGESGVIVYGYKFVLD; the protein is encoded by the coding sequence ATGGGACAGCTTTCTAGATTTTGGAGAGAGAGTGAGCACAGGTACAGGCTGCTTGGATCAAAGTGTGGCAACTGTGGAACGGTATATTTTCCTCCAAGGGAGGTTTGCCCGACATGCCATAGGGACTCAATAGGAAAAATGAAGGACATAGAGCTGTCTGGAGACGGCGTCATAGAATCATTTACCGTAGTGCATGAAGCTCCGCCTCGTTTTTCAAGGCAGAGGCCATACATACTTGCACTTATAAAGACTGAGGAAGGGCCGATGTTGACCGGCCAAATAGTAGATGCAGATCCAGACGAAGTAGAAATAGGAAAGAAAGTGCACGCGGTGTTCAGGAGAATGGGCGAGGACGGAGAGAGCGGAGTAATAGTTTACGGATATAAGTTTGTTCTGGACTAA
- a CDS encoding PIN domain-containing protein — translation MRLIIDTNVVLAYLISGSARSSNAKVCRRVVNGLDKAFTCDILYGELKRLLDLDPDLIEKISIIGKKEGDVFRALYNAKTEYLNSRLDPYVMQLNFVKTENLAIDPVAIKDIGNDWYMISIAKSVSIDYIVTWNTQDVLKYADRNGIDVNRILEPPKYLELIK, via the coding sequence ATGCGGCTCATAATCGACACCAATGTTGTATTAGCATATCTGATATCTGGGTCCGCCCGTTCCTCAAATGCGAAGGTGTGCAGGAGAGTAGTAAATGGCTTGGATAAGGCATTTACTTGTGATATACTCTACGGTGAGTTGAAAAGACTTCTTGATTTAGACCCAGATCTGATCGAGAAGATTTCAATTATTGGAAAGAAGGAAGGAGATGTATTTCGTGCCTTATATAATGCTAAAACTGAGTACTTGAACTCAAGACTCGACCCTTACGTTATGCAGCTGAATTTCGTAAAAACAGAGAATCTTGCAATAGATCCTGTAGCAATAAAAGATATTGGAAACGATTGGTACATGATTTCGATAGCCAAATCTGTCAGCATCGACTACATTGTTACTTGGAATACTCAGGACGTTCTCAAGTATGCTGACAGAAACGGCATAGACGTAAACAGAATATTAGAGCCCCCAAAATACTTAGAATTAATAAAATGA
- the rnhB gene encoding ribonuclease HII — MHEEVQCGIDEAGRGPVIGPMVISIVCCKEEYLREIGVKDSKMLSRKRREYLFDKITKNCAYSYVVVSPETLNKDMASESLNKIEENYILELLSKAEGIVYIDCFDVIEERAEKYIREKSGKEVVCKHKADSIYPAVSAASIVSKVIRDREIDKIAEKYGFFGSGYPSDPRTIDFLRKAMQQGLDLRSVARIHWETYKKIKEDVESGQKKLF; from the coding sequence ATGCATGAAGAAGTTCAGTGCGGCATAGACGAAGCCGGGCGTGGGCCAGTAATCGGCCCCATGGTTATATCGATAGTCTGCTGCAAAGAAGAATACCTAAGAGAGATAGGCGTTAAAGATTCAAAAATGCTGTCGAGGAAACGAAGGGAGTACCTTTTTGACAAAATAACTAAAAATTGCGCATATTCATACGTTGTTGTATCACCTGAAACATTGAACAAAGATATGGCCAGTGAAAGCCTAAACAAGATAGAAGAGAATTACATACTTGAATTGCTAAGCAAAGCTGAAGGTATCGTTTACATAGACTGCTTCGATGTTATAGAAGAGAGGGCAGAAAAATATATTCGCGAAAAAAGCGGAAAAGAAGTTGTATGCAAGCATAAGGCTGATTCAATTTACCCGGCTGTATCCGCAGCCTCCATCGTCTCTAAGGTCATAAGGGATCGAGAGATAGATAAAATAGCTGAAAAATACGGCTTTTTTGGATCCGGATATCCATCAGACCCAAGAACTATAGATTTCCTCAGGAAGGCGATGCAACAGGGATTAGATCTTAGAAGCGTTGCAAGGATACATTGGGAGACTTATAAAAAAATAAAAGAAGACGTCGAATCTGGGCAGAAGAAGCTGTTTTAG
- a CDS encoding bifunctional ADP-dependent NAD(P)H-hydrate dehydratase/NAD(P)H-hydrate epimerase — protein MGYYDDMRHDDLNYEYLYGSTYPLMKNAGSSVAKVIEKNFASGQKVCVVCGTGNNAGDAIVAAELLRTKFEVTVLLVNGLKSELAKKALQEYGGNVVDASHIDECLAADIIIDGIFGVGISGEPKEPYKSTIEKINASGKKIVSVDVPSGLGTNCAVRPDITVTFTSLKYGMNKENSGEIIVADIGIPDDVRKYAGPGDLIYYPRPDPDSHKGMNGTLGIVAGWEYHGSSVIAALAAENLGLDLVRIYVTNKNYEIVSSYDPGIIVRLFDYKRQASYEEVWRNSALLIGPGLGTSHEAEIALKRLVNGSAVPIVIDADGITLLSKHLSIIKGKKIVVTPHKNEFRKLTGTEPNEENAVEFAKEKGIIIVLKGKVDIITDGKEVHYAKGGNARMTMGGTGDLLAGLISSFISKGIDPMRSCLMGTYLNKRIGELAYDKKGLFYKITDMIDEIPSVMASYVR, from the coding sequence ATGGGTTATTACGATGATATGCGCCATGATGATCTTAACTACGAATACCTCTACGGGAGCACGTATCCACTTATGAAGAACGCAGGATCTTCTGTTGCCAAGGTGATCGAAAAAAATTTCGCAAGTGGACAGAAGGTATGCGTAGTATGTGGTACAGGAAATAACGCAGGCGACGCCATAGTCGCGGCTGAATTGCTCCGCACAAAATTCGAAGTTACCGTACTATTGGTAAACGGGCTGAAGAGCGAACTAGCCAAAAAAGCGTTGCAGGAATATGGCGGAAACGTAGTAGATGCCTCTCACATTGACGAATGCCTGGCTGCAGACATAATCATAGATGGCATCTTTGGGGTAGGAATATCTGGTGAGCCAAAGGAACCTTATAAAAGTACGATAGAGAAGATAAATGCCTCCGGCAAAAAGATCGTTTCTGTTGATGTACCATCAGGCCTTGGGACAAACTGTGCGGTAAGGCCAGATATAACAGTTACGTTCACATCCCTAAAATATGGTATGAACAAGGAAAATAGTGGAGAAATAATCGTGGCAGATATTGGTATACCTGATGATGTGAGAAAGTATGCGGGCCCTGGGGATCTAATATATTATCCACGACCTGATCCAGATTCGCACAAGGGGATGAATGGTACACTCGGCATAGTTGCAGGCTGGGAATACCATGGTTCTTCAGTCATAGCAGCACTAGCAGCAGAGAATCTTGGCCTTGACCTAGTGCGAATATACGTCACGAATAAGAATTATGAAATAGTATCGTCCTACGACCCAGGCATAATAGTGAGGCTATTCGATTATAAAAGGCAAGCAAGCTATGAAGAGGTTTGGAGGAATAGTGCCCTATTGATCGGACCTGGCCTTGGTACATCCCATGAGGCAGAAATAGCACTGAAGAGGCTAGTCAATGGATCTGCAGTACCAATTGTAATAGATGCGGACGGCATTACATTACTGTCAAAACACCTGTCGATAATTAAAGGAAAGAAGATAGTTGTCACTCCTCACAAGAACGAGTTCAGAAAGCTTACAGGTACTGAACCAAACGAAGAAAACGCAGTAGAATTTGCAAAAGAAAAAGGCATAATAATAGTCCTGAAAGGAAAGGTAGATATCATTACCGACGGAAAAGAGGTCCATTATGCCAAGGGAGGCAATGCCAGAATGACCATGGGAGGAACAGGAGATCTCCTAGCTGGGTTGATATCATCTTTCATATCAAAGGGGATAGACCCGATGAGGTCATGTCTAATGGGCACCTACTTAAACAAGAGGATCGGTGAGCTGGCTTATGACAAGAAGGGCTTATTCTATAAAATTACGGACATGATAGATGAAATCCCTTCTGTTATGGCCAGTTATGTTAGGTAA